In a genomic window of Infirmifilum sp. NZ:
- a CDS encoding retroviral-like aspartic protease family protein, producing MGHVSVRARICSLDKSKCADVEALVDTGATLTAIPRSLAETLGIEAVRRDVVETGAGLVEVERGAAVVSVEGRETVTEVWVSDIIGRVLIGVATLEMLGLRVDPRTGKLEPSPLLLY from the coding sequence ATGGGCCACGTTTCTGTGAGGGCGAGGATATGCTCGCTGGACAAGTCGAAGTGCGCGGACGTTGAAGCGCTAGTGGACACTGGGGCGACGCTGACCGCGATCCCGAGGAGCCTAGCTGAGACGCTGGGCATCGAAGCCGTCAGGAGGGACGTCGTCGAGACAGGGGCTGGGCTCGTGGAGGTTGAGCGTGGCGCCGCCGTGGTCTCGGTGGAGGGCAGGGAAACGGTCACAGAGGTGTGGGTAAGCGATATCATCGGAAGGGTGCTCATCGGGGTTGCAACGCTGGAGATGCTCGGGCTCCGCGTCGACCCTAGGACGGGGAAGCTTGAGCCTTCGCCCCTGCTGCTCTACTAG